A portion of the Saccharospirillaceae bacterium genome contains these proteins:
- a CDS encoding alpha-ketoglutarate-dependent dioxygenase AlkB produces the protein MTPDHNDVPGIKQSQAQHLLDGDLAYYPSAFTAVQANRIYQLLRQEIHWQQEEICIYGKTHLIPRMQCWIGDPHCSYRYSGKTFFPFPWPTTCQQLLNRVNEISDVKFNSVLANWYRSGMDHMGWHSDDEPELGSEAVIASLSFGDCRDFALRRVGETRQHTKIPLNNGSLLLMKAGMQQRWQHALPQRKKQSLARINLTFRKIIA, from the coding sequence TTGACTCCTGATCATAACGATGTGCCTGGGATTAAGCAGTCTCAGGCGCAGCATCTGTTGGATGGTGATCTGGCCTATTACCCGTCAGCGTTCACAGCTGTTCAGGCTAACCGGATCTACCAATTGCTGCGCCAGGAAATTCACTGGCAGCAAGAAGAGATTTGTATTTACGGTAAAACTCACCTTATTCCACGTATGCAATGTTGGATCGGAGATCCTCATTGCAGTTATCGCTATTCAGGCAAAACGTTCTTTCCATTCCCATGGCCAACAACCTGCCAACAACTGCTGAACAGAGTTAATGAAATTTCCGACGTGAAATTTAACAGCGTGTTGGCTAATTGGTATCGCTCCGGCATGGATCATATGGGCTGGCACAGTGATGACGAACCTGAACTGGGTTCTGAGGCAGTGATCGCGTCGTTAAGTTTTGGCGATTGTCGCGATTTTGCACTGCGAAGAGTCGGTGAAACCCGGCAGCACACTAAGATTCCGCTGAACAATGGCAGTTTGTTGTTGATGAAAGCCGGAATGCAACAGCGTTGGCAGCATGCGCTACCACAACGGAAAAAACAAAGCCTGGCCCGGATAAATCTGACCTTCAGAAAAATAATCGCCTGA
- the cysK gene encoding cysteine synthase A, with protein sequence MKVYEDISQSIGNTPLVRISKLTNHPRVYAKLENRNPAQSVKCRIGANMIWQAEQDGKLKPGMEIIEPTSGNTGIALAFVGAARGYKVTLAMPETMSLERRKVMQALGANLVLTEGAKGMRGAVEKAGELLAEAPEQRIMLQQFENPANPAIHEKTTGPEIWQDTDGEVDVVVAGVGTGGTISGVSRYIKQHKAITSVAVEPTDSPIISQTREGDTIKPAPHKIQGIGANFIPKNLDIDILDRVETVSNDEAIEMTHRLMAEEGILAGISCGAAMEAALRLAEEEAFKDKTIVVILPDSGERYLTSPLFAGRFDS encoded by the coding sequence ATGAAGGTTTACGAGGACATCAGCCAATCCATCGGCAACACGCCATTGGTGCGTATCAGCAAACTGACCAACCATCCCAGAGTTTACGCAAAACTCGAGAACCGCAACCCGGCACAATCTGTAAAGTGTCGCATTGGCGCTAATATGATCTGGCAGGCCGAGCAGGACGGAAAACTGAAGCCCGGCATGGAAATCATTGAACCAACGAGCGGTAACACCGGTATTGCGCTTGCGTTCGTGGGCGCCGCACGAGGCTATAAAGTAACTCTGGCTATGCCAGAAACCATGAGCCTGGAACGCCGCAAAGTGATGCAAGCACTGGGAGCAAACCTGGTATTAACCGAAGGTGCAAAAGGCATGCGCGGCGCCGTCGAGAAAGCGGGTGAGCTTCTGGCCGAAGCACCGGAACAACGCATCATGCTGCAGCAGTTTGAGAACCCGGCAAATCCGGCAATTCATGAAAAAACAACCGGCCCGGAAATCTGGCAAGATACCGATGGTGAAGTGGATGTAGTGGTAGCGGGTGTTGGTACCGGTGGTACCATTTCAGGTGTTTCGCGCTACATCAAACAGCACAAAGCCATCACTTCCGTTGCCGTTGAGCCGACGGATTCACCGATTATCAGCCAAACTCGTGAAGGTGATACGATTAAACCAGCCCCACACAAAATCCAGGGGATCGGCGCGAATTTCATCCCGAAAAACCTAGATATCGATATCCTTGACCGCGTTGAAACCGTCAGCAACGACGAAGCGATAGAAATGACACATCGCTTAATGGCTGAAGAGGGCATCCTGGCCGGTATTTCATGCGGTGCCGCGATGGAGGCTGCGCTTCGGCTGGCAGAAGAAGAGGCATTTAAGGACAAAACCATCGTCGTTATCTTGCCAGACTCTGGTGAGCGCTACCTTACCTCTCCACTGTTCGCTGGCCGCTTTGACTCCTGA
- the pta gene encoding phosphate acetyltransferase has product MINVVIAPTGLESGLTTISLGLIRALDARGLKVGFVKPVAPSYASSERSTHLVRTVLHLQTPDPMQLNLVQQRISDGLLDRVLEDVVALHDQVAQDCDVVLIEGLAPDRSEPYTAKLNAEMAKALNADVLLVANGQDRSAAKISSDLKLQYGIYGGNKANLLGSIINKVGSAPLQSGIPSAETATQVTTHPLCSEEECWQLGTERCPVVGVIPWQAELLSPRMLDIARTLKAKVLSEGDLDKRRVLRTALCARTLPNMVETLRPGTLLVTPGDRDDVIVAAAMAATNGTPLAGLLLTSGLVPSQGIIDLCQNALKTGIPILQSELDTFTTAEQLSRMDTHVPIDDVDRVQRIMESVTNHLNSDLLLDRLGTPHPSRLSPAAFRYQIVAKACSDKQRIVLPEGDEPRTVQAAAICQRRGIADCVLLAEREKVEQVAHAHEIELPEDLQIIDPSDVREHYVPHMVELRKHKQLTEPMALAQLEDTVVLGTMMLAQDDVDGLVSGAVHTTANTIRPALQLIKTAPGAKLVSSVFFMGLPDQVLVYGDCAVNPDPNAHELADIAIQSAASATAMGISPKVAMLSYSTGQSGSGADVEKVRQATELVRQTQPQLTVDGPLQYDAATTKSVAKSKAPDSAVAGQATVLIFPDLNTGNTTYKAVQRSANVISIGPMLQGLAKPVNDLSRGALVEDIVYTIALTAIQAQQRKTKTEQ; this is encoded by the coding sequence ATGATTAATGTTGTAATAGCGCCAACCGGCCTGGAAAGCGGCCTCACTACCATCAGCTTGGGCCTTATCCGTGCCCTTGATGCGCGAGGCCTGAAAGTGGGGTTTGTGAAACCAGTGGCGCCATCGTATGCCTCCAGCGAGCGTTCCACTCACCTGGTTCGCACTGTTTTACACCTGCAAACCCCAGACCCGATGCAACTGAATCTGGTGCAACAACGCATCAGTGACGGCTTGTTGGATCGTGTTCTGGAAGACGTTGTTGCCCTGCATGATCAAGTGGCTCAGGACTGCGATGTTGTACTGATAGAAGGATTGGCACCGGACCGGTCGGAGCCCTATACCGCCAAATTAAACGCAGAGATGGCCAAAGCATTAAATGCTGACGTACTGTTGGTTGCCAATGGCCAGGACCGCAGCGCGGCCAAAATTAGTTCGGATCTGAAACTGCAATACGGAATATACGGCGGTAATAAAGCAAACCTATTGGGTTCTATCATCAATAAAGTTGGTAGCGCTCCGTTACAGTCTGGCATTCCCTCTGCTGAAACTGCCACTCAGGTAACCACCCACCCGCTGTGCAGTGAAGAGGAATGCTGGCAGCTGGGTACCGAGCGGTGCCCGGTTGTAGGCGTTATTCCATGGCAGGCTGAGTTACTGAGTCCCCGCATGCTGGATATTGCCCGTACGTTAAAAGCAAAAGTTTTGAGCGAAGGTGACCTTGATAAACGCCGCGTATTACGTACCGCGCTTTGTGCTCGCACCCTGCCCAATATGGTTGAGACTTTGCGACCGGGTACCCTGCTGGTAACTCCGGGCGATCGTGATGACGTTATCGTTGCAGCCGCGATGGCCGCAACCAATGGTACTCCGTTAGCCGGCTTGTTGCTGACCAGTGGTTTGGTGCCGAGTCAGGGCATTATTGACTTGTGCCAAAACGCTCTGAAAACCGGCATACCGATTTTACAATCCGAACTGGATACTTTCACAACCGCTGAACAATTGTCCCGCATGGACACACACGTTCCTATTGATGATGTTGATAGAGTTCAGCGGATCATGGAATCTGTCACCAATCATCTCAACAGCGACTTACTGCTCGATCGTCTCGGTACACCTCACCCAAGTCGGCTATCGCCAGCGGCATTTCGTTACCAGATCGTTGCCAAAGCCTGTTCTGATAAACAGCGCATCGTGTTACCGGAGGGTGACGAACCGAGGACTGTGCAGGCGGCAGCTATATGCCAACGTCGCGGCATAGCGGATTGTGTGTTGTTGGCTGAACGCGAAAAAGTTGAGCAGGTTGCTCACGCTCATGAAATTGAATTGCCTGAGGACTTGCAAATCATCGATCCTTCCGATGTTCGCGAGCACTACGTGCCCCATATGGTGGAACTGAGAAAGCACAAACAGCTCACGGAACCGATGGCACTCGCTCAGCTCGAAGACACAGTGGTGTTGGGAACCATGATGCTGGCACAAGACGATGTAGACGGTCTGGTCAGTGGTGCCGTTCACACCACCGCCAATACCATCAGACCCGCACTGCAGCTGATTAAAACAGCACCGGGTGCCAAACTGGTGTCCTCCGTATTCTTTATGGGCTTACCAGATCAGGTGCTGGTGTATGGCGATTGTGCCGTTAATCCCGATCCGAACGCTCACGAGCTGGCTGACATTGCTATTCAAAGTGCAGCATCGGCCACAGCAATGGGTATATCACCAAAAGTGGCGATGCTCAGCTACTCCACGGGTCAGTCCGGCAGCGGTGCTGATGTTGAAAAAGTGCGCCAGGCAACTGAACTGGTGCGTCAGACACAACCACAACTGACGGTTGATGGTCCATTGCAATATGATGCAGCAACAACCAAATCCGTGGCAAAATCGAAAGCGCCGGACAGCGCTGTAGCCGGTCAGGCCACTGTGTTAATCTTCCCCGATCTGAATACCGGCAATACAACTTACAAAGCTGTGCAGCGCAGCGCCAACGTCATCAGTATTGGGCCTATGTTGCAGGGCTTGGCGAAGCCGGTGAATGATTTATCACGGGGTGCTCTGGTGGAAGACATTGTTTACACCATCGCGCTTACCGCGATTCAGGCTCAGCAAAGAAAGACAAAAACAGAACAATAA
- a CDS encoding acyltransferase — protein MQPLVTGIIASTLLLINVLFWVTLLMALLLLSKVIRVSAIRKVISRMMTGVAICWVYCNSGWMRLTQKMDWDIRLPEGLDKHGWYFVVSNHQSWVDILLLQHTLKGRAPFLKFFLKQELIKVPIMGAAWWALDFPFMKRYSKAYLEKHPEMRGKDLETTRQACEKFKEIPTSVVNYLEGTRFTQHKHEKQQSPFKYLLKPKSGGMAFAMSAMGDQFKSIIDVTIHYPDGIPTFWDFLQGKMKRCTVLVEEKPIPEELRHGDYENDEAFRQSFQQWVQQLWQAKDQSLTELTS, from the coding sequence ATGCAACCGCTTGTAACCGGCATCATTGCCAGTACGTTATTGCTAATCAACGTTTTATTCTGGGTAACCCTGCTCATGGCGTTATTGTTATTGAGCAAAGTCATCCGGGTTTCTGCCATTCGCAAAGTGATCAGTCGAATGATGACGGGCGTCGCCATTTGCTGGGTGTATTGCAATAGCGGCTGGATGCGCCTGACGCAAAAAATGGACTGGGATATCCGACTCCCCGAGGGCCTGGACAAACACGGTTGGTATTTTGTAGTGAGCAACCACCAATCATGGGTAGACATTCTGTTGTTGCAACATACCCTAAAAGGCCGCGCGCCGTTCCTCAAGTTCTTTCTGAAACAGGAGCTTATTAAGGTACCCATTATGGGAGCTGCATGGTGGGCTCTGGATTTCCCATTTATGAAACGTTACAGCAAAGCGTATTTGGAAAAACACCCGGAGATGCGTGGTAAAGACCTTGAGACAACCCGACAGGCCTGTGAAAAATTTAAAGAAATTCCCACATCGGTGGTCAATTATCTTGAGGGCACCCGCTTTACCCAGCACAAACATGAAAAACAGCAGTCGCCTTTTAAATATCTACTGAAACCCAAAAGTGGCGGAATGGCCTTTGCTATGAGCGCGATGGGTGATCAATTTAAATCGATTATCGACGTCACCATCCATTACCCCGATGGCATTCCGACATTCTGGGATTTTCTTCAAGGCAAGATGAAGCGCTGCACTGTGCTCGTGGAAGAAAAACCAATCCCCGAAGAATTGCGACATGGTGACTATGAAAATGACGAAGCGTTCAGACAGAGTTTTCAACAGTGGGTACAACAATTATGGCAAGCGAAAGATCAGAGTCTGACTGAATTAACCAGCTAA
- a CDS encoding acetate kinase, whose amino-acid sequence MDQSVLVINCGSSSIKFALYPNANASQPSIKALAERLGEQSPLVSIKGDINEHISLPAGSAHQEALSTFLDTCKNQLQHLVGIGHRVVHGGETFSESTLLDADTIAQLHRVSDLAPLHNPVNLLGIELCQQLRPELPNIAVFDTAFHQTMDEQAYLYAVPYDWYQNAGVRRYGFHGTSYRYVSAEAARLLNRDPNQLNMIIAHLGNGCSACAVANGRSVDTTMGLTPLEGLVMGSRSGDIDPGMIDYMVHHQGKTLEQVSSDLNRNSGLKGLSGLSNDMRTLLQAEADGDHNAKRAVDVFCFRAARQLAGLAASLPSIDAMVFTGGIGEHANVVRQRILSAWRSAAFRLDHDLNNANGDQAGRITVSGSPLAMVVATDEERMIAQDTYQLVNHD is encoded by the coding sequence GTGGATCAGTCCGTACTCGTCATTAATTGTGGTAGTTCTTCAATTAAATTTGCCCTTTATCCAAATGCCAATGCAAGCCAACCCAGCATCAAGGCCCTTGCAGAAAGGCTGGGCGAGCAATCACCGCTTGTCTCCATTAAAGGCGATATCAACGAACATATTTCGCTGCCCGCTGGCAGTGCCCACCAAGAGGCACTATCTACGTTTTTAGACACGTGCAAAAACCAGCTTCAGCATCTGGTGGGGATTGGTCATCGTGTGGTGCACGGTGGTGAAACGTTCAGCGAGAGCACGCTATTAGACGCCGACACGATTGCCCAATTACATCGGGTATCGGATCTGGCGCCACTGCACAATCCAGTGAACTTGTTAGGTATCGAGCTGTGTCAGCAATTACGTCCGGAATTACCCAATATTGCAGTATTTGATACTGCGTTTCATCAGACCATGGATGAACAAGCCTATCTGTACGCGGTGCCCTATGATTGGTACCAGAATGCCGGCGTTCGACGATACGGCTTCCACGGAACCAGCTATCGCTATGTCAGTGCCGAGGCGGCTCGCCTGTTAAATCGCGACCCCAACCAACTAAATATGATCATTGCCCACCTGGGGAACGGCTGCAGTGCTTGCGCTGTTGCTAATGGGCGTTCAGTCGATACCACCATGGGGCTGACGCCGCTGGAAGGCTTAGTGATGGGTTCGCGCAGTGGCGATATCGACCCCGGCATGATCGATTACATGGTGCATCATCAGGGAAAGACACTGGAACAGGTCAGCAGCGATCTCAACCGCAACAGTGGCCTGAAAGGTTTATCAGGCCTGAGTAATGATATGCGTACCTTGTTGCAAGCCGAAGCAGATGGAGACCACAACGCTAAACGCGCAGTGGATGTATTTTGTTTCCGAGCTGCCCGTCAGCTGGCTGGATTAGCCGCCTCACTGCCAAGTATTGATGCGATGGTATTCACTGGAGGCATCGGCGAACACGCCAACGTTGTTCGCCAGCGCATTCTGTCAGCCTGGCGCTCGGCCGCTTTCAGACTCGATCACGATTTAAACAATGCCAATGGTGATCAGGCAGGCAGAATTACCGTATCAGGATCACCATTAGCGATGGTGGTTGCCACCGATGAAGAACGAATGATTGCTCAGGACACTTACCAACTGGTGAACCATGATTAA
- a CDS encoding GGDEF domain-containing protein → MLKSSHRSEKNKSATLRAVEEQINRLNQVLKASARSLRFSSDIEKQYLRHRNRGFLDADIKIIAAGLLVYLAFAWSDFYIGGEHAYKLLTIRCCITAILFAGVIWIPRSQLGSYIIPLTAVGITVVGVSVIYFIYLLEGLARYAYHLGLLPIQMFAMVSMRLSYRSFLVTSVFMVLVYILIYGQIDLSTDTSEAGRIIMSLQPYFLTFWLVLVVMGGYLAYVMEAAFRSDYIKNRILGLEADRLQILTRKLQLLSTTDSMTQIANRRHFEQVFDSEWRRCQRNNESLALVMIDVDAFKAYNDTYGHQRGDECLRRIAASISDGCRRSTDLCARYGGEEFVILLPQMEEQGALDLANNVRQAIEELAIEHRNSEMGIVTISAGIACQRPQPHEQPEDLIRLADQRLYQAKSAGRNVVLNNE, encoded by the coding sequence GTGCTGAAATCCAGTCACCGGTCAGAAAAAAATAAAAGTGCTACCTTAAGGGCTGTTGAGGAACAGATCAACCGGCTGAATCAGGTTCTCAAGGCCAGTGCTCGTTCGTTGCGCTTCTCGTCAGACATCGAAAAACAATATCTGCGTCATCGTAATCGCGGTTTTCTTGATGCTGATATTAAAATTATTGCCGCAGGGTTGCTGGTCTATCTGGCCTTTGCCTGGTCAGACTTTTACATCGGTGGCGAGCATGCGTATAAGCTGTTGACGATTCGTTGCTGCATCACCGCCATTTTGTTTGCGGGGGTTATCTGGATTCCACGATCGCAGCTGGGGAGTTACATCATCCCGCTCACTGCTGTAGGTATTACCGTGGTGGGTGTATCGGTTATCTATTTTATTTATCTGCTCGAAGGCTTAGCCCGCTATGCCTATCACCTGGGGCTATTACCAATTCAAATGTTCGCCATGGTTTCCATGCGACTGAGCTACCGCAGCTTTTTGGTTACTTCGGTCTTTATGGTTCTGGTTTACATTCTGATTTACGGTCAGATCGATTTGTCGACAGACACCTCGGAAGCCGGTCGCATTATCATGTCGCTGCAGCCTTACTTTCTGACATTCTGGTTGGTGCTGGTGGTCATGGGAGGGTATTTAGCCTACGTCATGGAAGCTGCTTTCCGCAGTGACTATATAAAGAATCGTATTCTTGGTCTTGAGGCCGATCGTTTGCAGATTTTAACCCGTAAGTTGCAGTTACTATCAACTACAGACAGTATGACTCAAATCGCCAACCGCCGGCATTTTGAGCAGGTATTTGACTCCGAATGGCGTCGTTGTCAGAGGAATAATGAGTCGTTGGCACTGGTGATGATCGATGTCGATGCCTTTAAGGCGTACAACGATACTTATGGACACCAGAGGGGGGACGAGTGTTTACGACGAATTGCCGCCAGCATCTCAGATGGTTGTCGCCGTTCAACTGATTTATGTGCTCGGTACGGTGGTGAAGAATTTGTCATCCTGTTGCCACAGATGGAAGAGCAGGGCGCACTGGACCTGGCAAACAATGTACGCCAGGCGATTGAAGAACTGGCGATTGAGCATCGTAATAGTGAAATGGGGATCGTAACGATAAGCGCAGGTATCGCCTGCCAGAGACCACAGCCTCATGAACAGCCGGAAGATTTGATTCGCCTTGCCGACCAGCGCCTATATCAGGCAAAGAGTGCCGGTCGGAATGTTGTGCTGAATAACGAATAG